A part of Halobaculum sp. MBLA0143 genomic DNA contains:
- a CDS encoding amino acid ABC transporter permease has protein sequence MSGADASAESAADTRSVRTVVADGVGRRTGVVAGLAVFWLYLLARWLNDWLGGVVVSAGESFFAPAAVRGVGDALPVVAGVTDPVAFALDTLPALANAAWLTVVMTVVGIAVGFVFAVPLAVARVYGRVSAWISLGVTELLRGTPLLAQLFVLYYGLNLSAAVPSALDPVLANRAVAVATLGFVINSAAYQAEYVRGAIESVDAGQLEAGRAVGLSQPAAIRFVVLPQALRFAIPGWSNELVYLIKYSSLAAFVTAPEMFDTASQIAAENFKYTAVFGLTALLYLALVISASRVTGWAEGYTAVPGLGKGE, from the coding sequence GTGAGCGGCGCGGACGCGAGCGCAGAGTCGGCCGCCGACACGCGCAGCGTCCGCACGGTCGTCGCCGACGGCGTCGGCCGCCGCACTGGGGTCGTCGCCGGACTCGCCGTCTTCTGGCTGTACCTCCTCGCTCGGTGGCTGAACGACTGGCTGGGCGGGGTCGTCGTCTCGGCGGGGGAGTCGTTCTTCGCGCCGGCGGCCGTTCGGGGGGTCGGCGACGCCCTCCCGGTCGTCGCGGGCGTGACCGACCCCGTCGCGTTCGCGCTGGACACGCTGCCGGCGTTGGCCAACGCCGCCTGGCTCACCGTCGTGATGACGGTCGTCGGCATCGCGGTCGGGTTCGTGTTCGCCGTGCCGTTGGCGGTCGCCCGGGTGTACGGCCGTGTGTCCGCGTGGATCTCACTGGGGGTGACGGAACTGCTGCGCGGGACGCCGTTGCTCGCGCAGCTGTTCGTGTTGTACTACGGGCTCAATCTCTCTGCGGCCGTTCCGTCGGCGCTCGACCCCGTGTTGGCGAACCGGGCGGTCGCGGTGGCGACGCTGGGGTTCGTGATCAACAGCGCCGCCTACCAGGCGGAGTACGTCCGCGGCGCCATCGAGAGCGTCGACGCCGGGCAGCTGGAGGCCGGGCGCGCGGTCGGGCTGTCGCAGCCCGCGGCGATCCGGTTCGTCGTGCTCCCGCAGGCGCTCCGGTTCGCCATTCCCGGGTGGTCGAACGAGCTCGTCTACCTCATCAAGTACTCCTCGCTGGCGGCGTTCGTCACGGCCCCGGAGATGTTCGACACCGCCAGCCAGATCGCGGCCGAGAACTTCAAGTACACCGCCGTGTTCGGGCTGACGGCCCTACTGTACCTCGCGCTCGTGATCTCCGCCTCCCGGGTGACCGGCTGGGCGGAGGGGTACACCGCCGTCCCCGGGTTGGGGAAAGGGGAGTGA
- a CDS encoding amino acid ABC transporter ATP-binding protein, with amino-acid sequence MLEIADLHKRYGQEEVLEGVDLTMDRGDVTVLVGPSGSGKSTMLRCVNRLAEFERGTITLDGTDTSALDVDELRRQVGMVFQDFNLFAHLTALDNVALGPRRVLGQSTEDAEARAHEQLEQVGLGDQTESYPGELSGGQKQRVGIARALAMEPKLLLFDEPTSALDPELIGEVLRVMRELADRDTTMLVVTHEMEFARSVASELLFLEDGVIVERGPPEQLFEEPTERRTTEFLGRLTNLDGREP; translated from the coding sequence CTGTTGGAGATCGCGGACCTCCACAAGCGCTACGGGCAAGAGGAGGTGTTGGAGGGGGTGGATCTCACGATGGACCGCGGAGACGTGACCGTTCTCGTGGGCCCCAGCGGCTCCGGCAAGTCCACCATGCTGCGGTGTGTCAACCGCCTCGCGGAGTTCGAGCGCGGCACGATCACGCTCGACGGGACGGACACGTCGGCGCTAGACGTGGACGAACTCCGGCGTCAGGTCGGGATGGTGTTCCAGGACTTCAACCTGTTCGCCCACCTCACCGCGTTGGACAACGTCGCTCTCGGTCCGCGACGAGTCTTGGGGCAGTCGACCGAAGACGCCGAGGCCCGCGCCCACGAGCAACTGGAACAGGTCGGCCTGGGCGACCAGACGGAGTCGTACCCGGGCGAGCTGTCCGGCGGCCAGAAGCAACGGGTCGGGATCGCACGGGCGCTGGCGATGGAGCCGAAGCTCCTCCTGTTCGACGAGCCGACGAGCGCGCTCGACCCGGAGCTGATCGGCGAGGTGCTGCGCGTGATGCGGGAGCTGGCCGACCGCGACACGACGATGTTGGTCGTCACCCACGAGATGGAGTTCGCCCGCTCCGTCGCCTCGGAGCTGTTGTTCCTGGAAGACGGCGTGATCGTGGAGCGTGGCCCACCGGAACAGCTGTTCGAGGAGCCGACGGAGCGCCGGACGACGGAGTTCCTCGGCCGGCTGACGAACCTGGACGGGAGGGAGCCGTGA
- a CDS encoding amino acid ABC transporter permease, which produces MEAATALVQTAPDDWAFVWANRDYLLSGAWLTVALTVVSLLVGFLAGLPAGVVETYGEGRSAAVVSALGTLLRGTPIVVILIVMFFVVPTPDLRLLGLEVSGGFLAAVLGLGFRSAAYQSQIFRGALQSVDDGQLEAARSVGMSRLESIRHVAVPQALRRSVPGFQNEMTIVLKDTSVVFAIGLSELLTRSYDLFVRQTTAVLEVILFASLIYFLLTFGTNRALDYVDERFSIPEGNA; this is translated from the coding sequence GTGGAGGCGGCGACGGCGCTCGTCCAGACCGCGCCCGACGACTGGGCGTTCGTCTGGGCGAACCGCGACTACCTCCTCTCGGGAGCCTGGCTGACGGTCGCGCTGACGGTCGTTAGCTTACTGGTCGGCTTCCTCGCGGGGCTGCCGGCAGGTGTCGTCGAGACGTACGGCGAAGGGCGGTCCGCGGCCGTCGTCTCCGCTCTCGGGACCCTGTTGCGCGGGACGCCCATCGTCGTCATCCTGATCGTGATGTTCTTCGTCGTGCCGACGCCGGACCTCCGGCTGCTCGGACTCGAGGTGTCCGGCGGGTTCCTCGCTGCCGTTCTCGGGCTCGGCTTCCGGAGTGCGGCCTACCAGAGCCAGATCTTCCGGGGGGCCCTCCAGAGCGTCGACGACGGGCAGCTGGAGGCGGCCCGGTCCGTCGGGATGAGCCGGCTGGAGTCGATCCGGCACGTCGCGGTGCCACAGGCGCTGCGCCGGAGCGTCCCCGGATTCCAGAACGAGATGACGATCGTGCTGAAAGACACCAGCGTCGTGTTCGCGATCGGGCTGTCGGAGCTGCTGACGCGCAGCTACGACCTGTTCGTCAGACAGACCACCGCCGTGCTGGAGGTGATCCTGTTCGCCAGCCTGATCTACTTCCTCCTGACGTTCGGGACGAACCGGGCGCTGGACTACGTCGACGAGCGGTTCTCGATCCCGGAGGGGAACGCGTGA
- a CDS encoding basic amino acid ABC transporter substrate-binding protein, protein MVRTEHTVDRRTYMKLVGASGVAGITATAGCATGTGGGAEEITPATAPGFPPFEMKNDEGELVGFDVDLLTAVVEETEYTLAGWEEFEFSSLIPALRNDRADVVAAAMTITDDRDESVDFSDSYYSADQAILVADGSDFAPSALSDLASGAVGAQEGTTGAGVVEEQLVNGGDLASSDFNTYGSYVLAVEDLVNGNVDAVVVDTPVANTFAAQRPVSVAFTYETGENYGFAVQEGDSDLQSSLSEGLTAVRESGTYEDLTAKYFTG, encoded by the coding sequence ATGGTTCGTACAGAACACACTGTGGACAGGCGGACGTACATGAAGCTCGTCGGCGCGAGTGGGGTCGCGGGGATCACCGCGACCGCCGGCTGCGCGACCGGCACCGGCGGCGGCGCCGAGGAGATCACCCCCGCGACGGCGCCCGGCTTCCCGCCGTTCGAGATGAAGAACGACGAGGGTGAGCTGGTCGGGTTCGACGTGGACCTGCTGACCGCCGTCGTCGAGGAGACGGAGTACACGCTGGCCGGCTGGGAGGAGTTCGAGTTCAGTTCCCTGATCCCGGCGCTGCGCAACGACCGTGCGGACGTGGTCGCGGCCGCGATGACGATCACGGACGACCGCGACGAGTCCGTCGACTTCTCGGACTCCTACTACTCGGCCGATCAGGCGATCCTCGTCGCCGACGGCAGCGACTTCGCGCCGTCGGCGCTGTCGGACCTGGCGAGCGGTGCCGTCGGCGCACAGGAGGGGACGACCGGCGCGGGCGTCGTCGAAGAACAGCTCGTGAACGGCGGCGACCTGGCGAGTTCCGACTTCAACACGTACGGCAGCTACGTGCTCGCGGTAGAGGACCTGGTCAACGGCAACGTGGACGCGGTGGTCGTAGACACGCCGGTCGCCAACACCTTCGCCGCCCAGCGTCCGGTGAGCGTGGCGTTCACCTACGAGACCGGTGAGAACTACGGCTTCGCCGTCCAGGAGGGCGACTCCGACCTCCAGTCGTCGCTCAGCGAGGGGCTGACGGCCGTCCGAGAGTCGGGCACTTACGAGGACCTGACCGCCAAGTACTTCACGGGGTGA